The following coding sequences are from one Neurospora crassa OR74A linkage group I, whole genome shotgun sequence window:
- a CDS encoding chitosanase — protein MLLSLRFLILTISLLACMAASARDVPSNLQNLYTKLLKQKKCKHPLVSGFYSTADGPNTYSYCGDHLSDFQILYIRGRGRGRLANMDVDCDGVQGGASDDGRCSVGVSADYQSTTAFQDMVAAYNVSGVRDLNTYVHPYVVFGNEVEKNDNDNDNKDLRWNVFDPRAYLVEPLSVMAVVCDGGSKLVYGVWGDTNGDDGDKSMVGEASLALATACGGRAMSGSNGIDEEDVLYLAFVGSEAVPGKMGAKWDAASFEEFERSIEGLGDQLVQRIPADGKASGMVRVSWGLMIWMYVALVGGHLGFY, from the coding sequence ATGCTACTCTCATTACGCTTCCTCATTCTAACCATCAGTCTCCTGGCCTGCATGGCTGCCTCCGCCCGCGACGTCCCCTCcaacctccaaaacctcTACACCAAACTACTCAAACAAAAGAAATGCAAACACCCTTTAGTCTCAGGCTTCTACAGCACCGCCGACGGTCCCAACACCTACTCCTACTGCGGCGACCACCTCTCCGATTTCCAGATCCTCTACATCCGCggccgtggccgtggccgACTAGCCAACATGGACGTGGACTGCGACGGCGTGCAAGGAGGGGCTAGTGACGACGGAAGATGTTCCGTCGGTGTGAGCGCGGATTACCAGTCGACGACGGCCTTTCAGGACATGGTGGCGGCGTATAACGTTTCGGGGGTGCGGGATCTGAACACGTATGTGCATCCGTACGTGGTTTTTGGGAATGAAGTTGAGAagaacgacaacgacaacgacaacaaggaTTTGAGGTGGAATGTCTTTGATCCGAGGGCGTATCTGGTTGAACCGCTCAGCGTGATGGCGGTGGTGTGCGATGGGGGCAGCAAGTTGGTGTATGGAGTGTGGGGCGATACGAatggggatgatggggaTAAGAGCATGGTCGGGGAGGCGAGTCTGGCGCTCGCGACGGCGTGTGGAGGGAGAGCGATGAGTGGGAGTAATGGgattgatgaggaggatgtcTTGTATTTAGCGTTTGTGGGGTCGGAGGCGGTGCCGGGCAAGATGGGGGCGAAGTGGGATGCGGCCAGTTTTGAGGAGTTTGAGAGGAGCATTGAGGGGTTGGGAGATCAGTTGGTTCAGAGGATTCCGGCGGATGGGAAGGCGTCGGGGATGGTGAGGGTGTCATGGGGATTGATGATATGGATGTATGTGGCTTTGGTGGGTGGTCATCTGGGATTCTATTGA
- a CDS encoding NAD-dependent malic enzyme 1 codes for MFSAQSLIPRIPKRHALVTRFPVHSSHFRGCTAVSRRQAHQFRNMSHSQNPQDEQAQKGSKFSHLPLSTSGPLECALKGTVLLNHPYFNKGSAFTKEERRDFALHGLLPPQIQSLEQQVQRAYEQYCSQPNDLAKNTFMTSMKEQNEVLFYRLLHDHLDEMFSVVYTPTEGEAIQNYSRLFRRPEGVFLNINDMDSVKRDLAQWGKPEDIDYIVVTDGEEILGIGDQGCGGILISIAKLVLMTICGGIHPNRVLPVVLDCGTNNEELLKDDLYLGLRQKRARGDKYDDFVETFIKAARELYPRAYIHFEDFGLDNARRLLERYRPQMPCFNDDVQGTGCVTLAAIMAGLHISKQKLSDVRMVVFGAGTAGVGIADHVRDAIAADADISPEEAGKQIWLIDKPGLLTTKSESLSDAQKKYAKSHDDWANEKTDLLAVIKEVKPHILVGTSTKPKSFTEEVVREMAKHVERPIILPLSNPTKLHEAVPEDLLNWTDGKALVATGSPFDPVKGPWGKDGKEIEIDVAECNNSVVFPGIGLGSVLSRANRVTDKMLMAASKGVAEMGPALRDDTAPLLPGVDVVRDVSVRVARRVILAAMEEGVVEEKDVPTNEEDLDEWIREQMWDPVYRPLKYVEGNKASRGAKGDLRVLGNPNDVE; via the exons ATGTTCAGCGCCCAGTCTTTGATTCCGCGCATTCCAAAGCGTCATGCTTTGGTCACTCGTTTTCCCGTCCATTCAAGCCATTTCCGTGGCTGCACTGCGGTGTCACGACGCCAAGCTCATCAGTTTCGCAACATGTCTCACTCCCAGAACCCCCAAGATGAACAAGCCCAAAAAGGGTCAAAATTCTCCCACCTCCCCCTAAGCACAAGTGGCCCGTTAGAGTGCGCTCTGAAAGGCACCGTGCTGCTCAACCACCCTTACTTCAACAAGGGATCCGCCTTCACAAAGGAAGAGCGTCGCGACTTTGCTCTCCATGGTTTGCTACCGCCACAGATCCAGTCCCTGGAACAGCAGGTCCAAAGGGCATATGAGCAGTATTGCAGTCAACCCAATGATCTGGCCAAGAATACGTTTATGACTTCGATGAAGGAGCAGAACGAGGTGCTATTTTATAGG CTTCTGCATGATCATCTTGACGAGATGTTTAGTGTAGTCTACACACCCACAGAGGGAGAAGCCATTCAGAACTACTCCAGGTTATTCAGGAGACCCGAAGGAGTGTTCCTGAACATCAATGATATGGACTCCGTAAAGCGTGATTTGGCGCAGTGGGGAAAGCCTGAAGACATTGACTATATCGTGGTAACCG ACGGCGAGGAGATTCTGGGCATCGGTGATCAAGGATGTGGTGGCATCCTTATCTCCATCGCCAAGTTGGTACTGATGACCATTTGCGGTGGCATTCATCCAAACCGTGTGCTCCCGGTGGTCTTGGACTGCGGCACCAACAACGAAGAGCTCTTGAAGGACGATCTTTACCTTGGCCTCCGACAGAAGCGTGCCCGCGGTGACAAGTACGACGACTTTGTTGAGACCTTCATCAAGGCTGCGCGTGAACTCTACCCTAGAGCGTACATTCACTTTGAAGATTTTGGCCTGGACAACG CACGTCGACTTCTGGAGAGATATCGGCCCCAGATGCCCTGTTTCAATGACGATGTTCAAGGAACGGGATGTGTGACTTTGGCTGCCATCATGGCAGGTTTACACATTTCAAAGCAAAAGTTAAGCGACGTCCGGATGGTGGTCTTCGGTGCTGGTACGGCAGGTGTTGGTATCGCGGACCACGTTCGCGATGCCATTGCCGCAGATGCAGACATCAGTCCCGAGGAGGCTGGCAAGCAAATCTG GCTCATCGATAAACCCGGGCTACTCACCACCAAGTCAGAGTCACTGTCAGACGCTCAGAAGAAGTATGCCAAGTCGCACGACGACTGGGCCAACGAGAAGACCGACCTCCTAGCTGTGATCAAGGAGGTCAAGCCGCATATTCTAGTCGGCACATCCACAAAACCGAAGTCGTTCACGGAAGAGGTCGTCCGTGAGATGGCAAAGCATGTTGAGCGTCCCATCATCCTACCCTTGTCAAATCCAACCAAGCTCCACGAGGCCGTGCCTGAGGACCTCCTCAACTGGACAGACGGCAAGGCTCTCGTCGCCACAGGCAGTCCGTTCGACCCAGTCAAAGGCCCCTGGGGTAAGGATGGCAAGGAGATTGAGATCGATGTGGCTGAGTGCAACAACAGCGTCGTGTTCCCGGGTATCGGTCTTGGCTCTGTGCTGTCGCGGGCCAACCGTGTAACTGACAAGATGTTGATGGCGGCATCGAAGGGCGTGGCTGAGATGGGCCCAGCGCTGAGAGACGATACGGCGCCGCTGCTTCCCGGTGTCGATGTCGTGCGCGATGTGAGTGTACGCGTGGCTCGGAGAGTCATCTTGGCAGCCATGGAGGAGGGTGTAGTCGAGGAGAAAGATGTGCCAACCAACGAGGAGGACCTTGATGAATGGATCAGGGAGCAGATGTGGGATCCGGTGTATAGGCCGCTGAAGTATGTTGAGGGCAACAAGGCTAGTCGAGGAGCAAAGGGCGACTTGCGCGTGCTGGGTAACCCGAATGATGTCGAGTGA
- a CDS encoding 60S ribosomal protein L23: MAKQSRGAPGGKLKMTLGLPVGAIMNCADNSGARNLYIISVKGIGARLNRLPAGGVGDMVMATVKKGKPELRKKVHPAVIVRQSKPWKRFDGVFLYFEDNAGVIVNPKGEMKGSAITGPVGKEAAELWPRIASNSGVVM; this comes from the exons ATGGCCAAGCAATC TCGTGGTGCCCCCGGTGGCAAGCTCAAGATGACCCTGGGTCTCCCAGT CGGTGCCATCATGAACTGCGCGGACAACTCCGGTGCCCGTAACCTTTACATCATCTCCGTCAAGGGTATCGGTGCTCGTCTCAACCGTCTCCCCGCTGGTGGTGTCGGCGACATGGTCATGGCCACcgtcaagaagggcaagcCCGAGCTCCGCAAGAAGGTCCACCCCGCCGTCATCGTCCGCCAGTCTAAGCCCTGGAAGCGCTTCGACGGTGTCTTCCTCTACTTCGAGGACAACGCCGGTGTC ATCGTCAACCCCAAGGGTGAGATGAAGGGTTCCGCCATTACCGGCCCCGTCGGTAAGGAGGCTGCTGAGCTTTGGCCCCGTATTGCCTCCAACTCTGGTGTCGTCATGTAA
- a CDS encoding alpha/beta hydrolase fold protein: MMKLLTLLIAGAALPLTSAAPASTAIVKDASSADTDASVAATLARSSKDIYPAKCPENVNGFNYTYPSTLWFYNLTSTVPGSSEVLEMAFMDLLPPNYNPRNAGNKEPQTILLLHGKNFCGPTWYAAATPLQKAGYRVILPEQLGFCKSTKPTQYSFNLTSLATNTRNLVKALGITKPPIVIGHSLGGMLASRYALTYPEFTKSLMLVSPIGLEDWKQLGVPDRSFDLLTGDEKSTTYASLRGYEQATYYPGAEWTEDFDKWVVMLTKVYEGDQKEKFWADQAHVVEMVLGQPTIHDYNKIKPKTLLVVGEKDNTAIGKVWSPPEVQAKLGHYAVLGRQAQAVIPDATLVSFPYLGHAPQIQEPEMFNRLLASWVKTGGRTLESLKLNATIIR; the protein is encoded by the coding sequence ATGATGAAACTCCTTACCCTCCTTATCGCCGGCGCTGCTCTGCCGCTTACCTCTGCCGCTCCCGCGTCGACGGCCATCGTCAAGGACGCCTCCTCTGCCGATACGGATGCCTCGGTGGCCGCCACCCTCGCCCGGAGCAGCAAAGACATCTACCCAGCCAAGTGTCCGGAAAACGTCAACGGCTTCAACTACACCTACCCCTCGACACTATGGTTCTACAACCTGACCTCGACCGTCCCGGGGTCGAGTGAGGTGCTCGAGATGGCCTTCATGGACCTTCTCCCTCCCAACTACAACCCTCGCAACGCCGGCAACAAAGAACCGCAAACCATCCTGCTCCTGCACGGCAAGAACTTTTGCGGTCCCACCTGGTACGCGGCCGCGACGCCCTTGCAAAAAGCCGGCTACCGCGTCATCCTGCCCGAGCAGCTGGGCTTCTGCAAGTCGACCAAGCCGACGCAGTACAGCTTCAACTTGACGTCCTTGGCGACCAACACGCGCAACCTGGTCAAGGCGCTCGGGATCACCAAGCCGCCTATCGTCATCGGCCACTCCCTCGGCGGCATGCTCGCGTCGCGCTATGCGCTGACGTACCCGGAGTTTACCAAGTCGTTGATGCTGGTTAGCCCTATCGGCCTGGAGGACTGGAAGCAGCTGGGCGTGCCTGACCGCTCGTTTGACCTGTTGACGGGGGATGAGAAGTCGACGACGTATGCATCGCTGAGGGGGTACGAGCAGGCGACGTACTACCCGGGCGCCGAGTGGACCGAGGACTTTGACAAgtgggtggtgatgctgaCCAAGGTGTATGAGGGCGACCAGAAGGAGAAGTTCTGGGCGGACCAGGCTCAtgtggtggagatggtgcTGGGACAGCCGACCATTCACGACTACAACAAGATCAAGCCCAAGacgttgttggtggtgggcgaGAAGGATAACACGGCTATTGGCAAGGTGTGGTCGCCGCCCGAGGTGCAGGCAAAGCTCGGCCACTATGCTGTCTTGGGACGCCAGGCGCAGGCGGTGATTCCTGATGCTACCCTTGTGTCGTTCCCGTATCTTGGACATGCTCCTCAGATTCAGGAGCCCGAGATGTTCAACCGCCTGCTGGCGAGCTGGGTGAAAACCGGCGGCCGCACCCTGGAATCGCTCAAGCTTAATGCCACCATCATTAGGTAG
- a CDS encoding integral membrane protein — MPIFFLRPHSALLHDLSTAGLACPKMIRVPGNKPGDNRAHSIETPAIVLFFVTLFLIGIRLWARFKSASWKGLGWDDYTILLSWVFATVVSALMIASCAYGFGQHMRNLSRENKLMTLKLFYVAQAFYKITINLTKTSILLLYLRIFVQRWFRIACYILIGIIIAYMIATFGASVWQCTPVPRAWDKSIPGTCVDITVNWYANAGFSISTDILILALPMYPIFTSHLRKTQKVAVVLMFALGFFTTITSILRMQTLTFSTKTPDTTYDLDSSIWTIIEQNMAIICACLPVCRLPLAYLFPKYFAISRREQQQQRTGPKGGDIGHREISSQSELRSWQGPHQHDVAIEAGVGVGVGIGLSRPPPRHQHQGGGMFEMDRKSGHRRPSASGSVSSDDDDDMERKISTTDVGGGMTVYQRDRRVSTEDDDKMVMVTTTGDATSEDTILHVSSVSAAAAAATTTMSRSNSRLGIGLRDRDRSADRMNHVGGEGRPGGGIQMTTQFSVTYDQR, encoded by the exons AtgcccatcttcttcctaaGACCCCACTCCGCTCTTCTCCACGACTTAAGCACGGCGGGGCTGGCTTGTCCAAAGATGATCAGGGTCCCCGGGAACAAGCCCGGCGACAACAGGGCGCACTCCATCGAGACTCCGGCTATCGTCCTCTTTTTTGTTACTCTATTCTTGATCGGTATTAGGCTATGGGCTCGGTTCAAGTCAGCGTCATGGAAGGGCTTAGGATGGGATGACTATACGATTTTGCTATCATGG GTCTTTGCTACTGTGGTTTCGGCACTCATGATAGCCTCATGTGCCTATGGATTCGGTCAACATATGAGAAACCTCTCGAGGGAGAACAAACTCATGACTTTGAAG CTCTTTTACGTAGCCCAAGCCTTCTACAAAATCACCATCAACCTCACCAAAACCTCCATCCTGCTCCTCTACCTGCGCATCTTTGTCCAACGATGGTTCCGCATTGCCTGCTACATCCTCAtaggcatcatcatcgcctACATGATCGCCACCTTTGGCGCCTCCGTCTGGCAATGCACGCCCGTCCCGCGCGCCTGGGACAAATCCATTCCTGGAACCTGCGTCGACATCACGGTCAACTGGTACGCCAACGCCGGCTTCAGCATCAGCACGGATATCCTCATTCTGGCGCTGCCCATGTACCCCATCTTCACGTCGCACCTCCGCAAGACGCAAaaggtggcggtggtgctcATGTTTGCTCTGGGTTTCTTTACGACGATTACGAGTATTTTGCGGATGCAGACCTTGACGTTTTCGACAAAGACGCCTGATACGACTT ACGACCTCGACTCCTCAATCTGGACCATCATCGAGCAAAACATGGCCATCATCTGCGCCTGCCTGCCCGTCTGCCGCCTCCCCCTCGCCTACCTCTTCCCCAAATACTTTGCCATCTCCCGGcgcgaacaacaacaacagcgcaCCGGTCCCAAAGGAGGGGACATTGGCCACCGGGAGATCTCTTCCCAATCCGAGCTACGAAGCTGGCAAGGTCCACATCAGCACGACGTGGCCATCGAAgccggtgttggtgttggtgttggtatcGGTCTCAGCAGACCGCCGCCGCGCCATCAGCATCAGGGGGGCGGCATGTTTGAGATGGACAGGAAGTCTGGACACCGTCGCCCGTCCGCTTCGGGGTCTGTCTCgtctgatgatgatgatgatatggaAAGAAAGATATCGACGACGGATGTGGGCGGAGGAATGACTGTTTATCAAAGGGACAGGAGGGTGTCGacagaagatgatgataagatggtgatggtgacgacgacgggaGATGCGACTAGCGAGGATACCATTCTTCATGTGTCTTCTgtgtcggcggcggcggcggcggcgacgacgacgatgtctAGGTCAAACTCGAGGCTGGGCATAGGGTTGAGAGATCGGGATCGATCAGC